In Arachis stenosperma cultivar V10309 chromosome 1, arast.V10309.gnm1.PFL2, whole genome shotgun sequence, one DNA window encodes the following:
- the LOC130944334 gene encoding probable 2-oxoglutarate-dependent dioxygenase At3g50210 isoform X2, protein MATDFSSIPLIDVSALLAKCDDPKMGEDPGVLEVVRQLDKACTEAGFFYLKGHGVSDALLKEVKDITRRFFELPCEEKTKIKMTPAAGFRGYQRVGENITKGTPDMHEAIDCYKEVTRGMYGDLGKTMEGYNQWPQNPPKFKVIMEEYISICTELARKIMRGIALALGGSPDEFEGQRAGDPFWVMRLIGYPGLTTTNGTHEAMKNDIGCGAHTDYGLLTLLNQDEDINALQVRNLSGEWISAPPVPGTFVCNIGDMLKIYSNGLYESTLHRVINNSPKYRVSVVYFYETNFDTAVEPLDTIRTRKNGTKKFEKAIYGEHLVSKVLTNFVDV, encoded by the exons ATGGCTACGGACTTCAGTTCAATTCCCCTAATTG ATGTTAGTGCCCTTTTAGCCAAGTGTGATGACCCAAAAATGGGAGAGGACCCTGGTGTTCTTGAAGTTGTTAGACAGTTGGATAAGGCTTGCACTGAGGCTGGGTTCTTCTATTTG AAAGGTCATGGTGTTTCTGATGCTCTCCTTAAAGAAGTTAAAGACATAACTCGCAGATTCTTCGAACTACCTTGTGAAGAAAAGACAAAAATCAAAATGACTCCGGCTGCAGGGTTCAG AGGTTACCAGAGGGTTGGAGAAAATATAACTAAAGGCACACCTGACATGCATGAAGCAATTGAT TGCTATAAGGAGGTGACAAGGGGCATGTATGGAGATCTTGGCAAAACTATGGAAGGATACAACCAGTG GCCTCAAAATCCTCCAAAGTTCAAAGTTATTATGGAGGAATATATTAGTATCTGCACAG AGCTTGCAAGGAAAATTATGCGAGGTATCGCTTTAGCACTAGGAGGATCGCCAGACGAATTTGAAGGACAGAGAGCTGGGGATCCATTTTGGGTAATGCGGCTTATTGGTTACCCGGGCTTAACCACTACAAATGGAACTCATGAAGCTATGAAAAATGACATTGGATG TGGAGCTCATACTGATTATG GTTTATTGACATTGTTAAACCAGGATGAAGATATAAATGCTCTCCAG GTGAGAAACCTCTCTGGTGAGTGGATATCAGCACCTCCAGTTCCTGGCACATTTGTGTGTAACATTGGTGACATGCTAAAG ATATATTCCAATGGTTTATACGAGTCAACTTTGCATCGGGTGATAAACAACTCTCCAAAATATAGAGTCAGTGTAGTATACTTTTACGAG ACGAACTTTGATACTGCCGTAGAGCCTTTGGATACAATTAGAACAAGGAAAAATGGTACCAAGAAGTTTGAAAAAGCTATCTATGGAGAGCATCTAGTTAGCAAGGTCCTCACAAATTTCGTCGACGTCTAA
- the LOC130943059 gene encoding uncharacterized protein LOC130943059, whose translation MKPNPFFLLSLHNIHRKPHSTTLSYHLMAQQTNDSNRPEEPDNNLCSYQQEVEQNDSLLSCMDYPGRALTGESRVEYAWTYWAKLGRPRFIVAPMVDNSELPFRLLCRKYGASAAYTPMLHSRIFNETEKYRKEEFTTCKEDRPLFVQFCANDPDVLLEAARRVEPYCDYVDINLGCPQRIARRGYYGAFLMDNLPLVKSLVEKLSLNLKVPVSCKIRLFPKLDDTLKYARMLEEAGCSLLAVHGRTRDEKDGKKFRADWKAIRAVKDAVRIPVLANGNIRHMNDVKECLEETGVEGVLSAETLLENPALFAGFRTAEWVSKSEGAGVDGNLDQADLLVEYLKLCEKYPVPWRMIRSHVHKLLGDWFSLQPHIREELNKQSKLTFEFLYDMVDRLRGTGTRIPLYLKDTPLETCPDLTDEQSRAPTIAVQI comes from the exons ATGAAACCCAACcccttcttcctcctctctctTCACAACATCCATCGCAAACCTCATTCTACTACACTCTCCTATCACCTCATGGCCCAACAAACCAATGATTCGAACCGACCAGAGGAACCTGACAACAACCTTTGCTCCTACCAACAGGAAGTAGAACAGAATGACTCACTGCTGTCATGCATGGATTATCCAGGTCGGGCCCTAACTGGAGAATCTCGGGTAGAGTATGCCTGGACCTATTGGGCCAAGTTGGGCCGGCCCAGATTCATAGTGGCACCCATGGTGGATAACTCAGAGCTTCCATTTCGATTGTTGTGCCGTAAGTATGGTGCGTCTGCAGCCTACACGCCCATGTTGCACTCGCGAATCTTCAATGAGACTGAGAAGTACAGAAAGGAAGAATTCACCACTTGCAAG GAGGATCGACCATTGTTTGTCCAATTTTGTGCCAATGATCCTGATGTATTATTAGAAGCTGCACGCAGGGTGGAGCCTTATTGTGATTATGTTGATATTAATCTCGG GTGTCCTCAGCGCATTGCAAGGCGAGGATATTATGGAGCCTTCTTAATGGATAACCTTCCTCTTGTAAAATCTCTAGTGGAAAAATTGTCTCTCAACCTTAAAGTTCCTGTTTCATGCAAAATTAGACTCTTCCCGAAATTGGACGACACACTGAAGTATGCTAGGATGCTCGAAGAGGCTGGTTGTTCGCTTTTGGCTGTCCATGGCAGGACAAGGGATGAGAAAGATGGGAAGAAGTTTCGAGCTGATTGGAAAGCCATCAGGGCCGTGAAAGATGCGGTCAGAATTCCAGTCCTTGCAAATGGCAACATAAGGCACATGAACGACGTGAAAGAATGCTTGGAGGAGACAGGAGTTGAAGGGGTTCTTTCTGCCGAGACACTGCTTGAGAATCCGGCCCTCTTTGCTGGATTTCGAACTGCTGAATGGGTGTCCAAAAGCGAAGGAGCCGGTGTAGATGGAAATCTAGACCAGGCAGATCTGCTGGTGGAATATTTGAAGCTCTGCGAAAAATACCCCGTGCCATGGAGAATGATTCGCTCGCATGTTCATAAATTGCTGGGAGACTGGTTCAGCCTTCAACCTCATATTAGGGAAGAACTAAACAAACAATCTAAATTGACATTCGAGTTTCTTTATGATATGGTTGATCGGCTTAGAGGAACAGGTACAAGAATTCCACTATATCTCAAAGACACTCCGTTGGAAACTTGTCCAGATTTAACGGATGAACAGAGCAGGGCACCAACGATTGCTGTTCAAATTTAA
- the LOC130944334 gene encoding probable 2-oxoglutarate-dependent dioxygenase At3g50210 isoform X1, giving the protein MATDFSSIPLIDVSALLAKCDDPKMGEDPGVLEVVRQLDKACTEAGFFYLKGHGVSDALLKEVKDITRRFFELPCEEKTKIKMTPAAGFRGYQRVGENITKGTPDMHEAIDCYKEVTRGMYGDLGKTMEGYNQWPQNPPKFKVIMEEYISICTGMLSHPFISIPIILFPGLEFFILMMILLVRAELARKIMRGIALALGGSPDEFEGQRAGDPFWVMRLIGYPGLTTTNGTHEAMKNDIGCGAHTDYGLLTLLNQDEDINALQVRNLSGEWISAPPVPGTFVCNIGDMLKIYSNGLYESTLHRVINNSPKYRVSVVYFYETNFDTAVEPLDTIRTRKNGTKKFEKAIYGEHLVSKVLTNFVDV; this is encoded by the exons ATGGCTACGGACTTCAGTTCAATTCCCCTAATTG ATGTTAGTGCCCTTTTAGCCAAGTGTGATGACCCAAAAATGGGAGAGGACCCTGGTGTTCTTGAAGTTGTTAGACAGTTGGATAAGGCTTGCACTGAGGCTGGGTTCTTCTATTTG AAAGGTCATGGTGTTTCTGATGCTCTCCTTAAAGAAGTTAAAGACATAACTCGCAGATTCTTCGAACTACCTTGTGAAGAAAAGACAAAAATCAAAATGACTCCGGCTGCAGGGTTCAG AGGTTACCAGAGGGTTGGAGAAAATATAACTAAAGGCACACCTGACATGCATGAAGCAATTGAT TGCTATAAGGAGGTGACAAGGGGCATGTATGGAGATCTTGGCAAAACTATGGAAGGATACAACCAGTG GCCTCAAAATCCTCCAAAGTTCAAAGTTATTATGGAGGAATATATTAGTATCTGCACAGGCATGCTTTCTCATCCTTTTATTTCTATTCCCATCATTTTGTTTCCTGGGTTAGAATTTTTCATTCTTATGATGATTCTTTTGGTAAGAGCAGAGCTTGCAAGGAAAATTATGCGAGGTATCGCTTTAGCACTAGGAGGATCGCCAGACGAATTTGAAGGACAGAGAGCTGGGGATCCATTTTGGGTAATGCGGCTTATTGGTTACCCGGGCTTAACCACTACAAATGGAACTCATGAAGCTATGAAAAATGACATTGGATG TGGAGCTCATACTGATTATG GTTTATTGACATTGTTAAACCAGGATGAAGATATAAATGCTCTCCAG GTGAGAAACCTCTCTGGTGAGTGGATATCAGCACCTCCAGTTCCTGGCACATTTGTGTGTAACATTGGTGACATGCTAAAG ATATATTCCAATGGTTTATACGAGTCAACTTTGCATCGGGTGATAAACAACTCTCCAAAATATAGAGTCAGTGTAGTATACTTTTACGAG ACGAACTTTGATACTGCCGTAGAGCCTTTGGATACAATTAGAACAAGGAAAAATGGTACCAAGAAGTTTGAAAAAGCTATCTATGGAGAGCATCTAGTTAGCAAGGTCCTCACAAATTTCGTCGACGTCTAA